In Syntrophotaleaceae bacterium, the DNA window GCACGATGGTCCCCACTAGAGCCTGTCCCGCGGTAATGTAAACCTGTCCGTCGATATCCGGTGCCTGCCGAATGCTGCGTCCGCTCAGAAGCAGGTCGGTTTCTTCGCTGAATCCTTCCACCAGCACCGGCACAATGCGGCCGACAAGGGAGCGATTGCGACGGAAGGACACCCGCTGCTGGGCCTTCATCAACTTCTGCTCGCGGGACTTCTTGATCCGTTCCGGCACCTGGTCCTCCATGACTGCGGCCGGCGTGCCTTCCTCACAGGAATAGCGGAACACTCCGACCCGGTCGAAATGGCCTTCGTTGACAAATCCGAGCAGGGTGGCGAACTGCTGTTCGGTCTCGCCGGGGAAGCCGACGATAAAGGAGGTGCGCAGGGTGATATCCGGCAGCCGGCCGCGGATCCGCTCCAGCAGCGAGCGGATTCCGGCCTGGTTGATGCGACGGTTCATGCGGAGCAGAATCGTATCGTCGACATGCTGCAGCGGCAGATCCAGGTAGTTGCAGATCTTGTCCTCTGTGGCCATCAGCTCGATCAGTTCATCGGAAATGCCGTCCGGATAGGCATAGAGCAGCCGCAACCAGCGCAGGCCGTCGATCCTGACCAGCGTCCGGAGCAGATCCTCCAGCCGGGCGACGTCTGTGCGGTCGCGACCGTAGGCGGTCAGATCCTGGGCGATCAGATTCACTTCCTGCACACCGTTGGCCACCAGCCGCCGCACCTCGGCCTCAACCGATGCGATGCTTCTGGAACGGAGCGATCCCCGCAACTGGGGAATCACGCAGTAGGAACAGAGGTTGTCGCACCCCTCGGCGATCTTCACATAGCTCGAATAGAACGGGGAGGATTTGACCCGGGGGGAGTTATGGTCATAGAGATAATCGGGCCGCCCCACCGCCACCAGGGAACTCTCCGCCGCTTCCCGGGCCTCAATCAGTTCGGCGATGCGCGGCACCTCGCCCGGTCCCATGAAAATGTCGACCTCCGGCAGTTCCTCGGCCAGTTCAGCGGGATGGCGCTGGGACAGGCAGCCGGCAACCACCAGCATCCGGCAGCGGCCCTTTTTCTTCTGATCCGCCACCTCCAGGATGGTTTCCACCGATTCTTCCTTGGCATCACTGATAAAGGCGCAGGTGTTGACGATGATGATCTCGGCCTGGGACTCGTCGGTAACGATTTCGTAGCGTTCGCTGGGCAGGTAGCCCAGCATCACTTCGGCATCGACCAGGTTCTTGGCACAGCCAAGGCTGACCATGCAAACTTTCCGTTTGTTCACGTAAGATGATTCCTTTGTGAAAGAAATTGCATCGGTATCGGTATCGGTATCGGTATCGGTATCGGGCTGAGTCTGGTTAATTTGTCGGATATCGGCAAGGCAGAAACGTCGATCCCGATTTCGATCCCGATCCCGATTTGGATTTCGATTGAAACTTTTATCAGGAGCGCATATTCACGAACTGCAGCTCGATCCCCAGGTCCTGCCCCTTGAGCAGCTGAATGACCTCCTGCAGATCGTCGATTTTCTTCCCCGACACCCGAACCTGGTCCTCCATGATCTGGGCCTGGACCTTGAGCTTGCTGTCCTTGATCAGCTTGACGATGTCCTTCCCCTTTTCCTTGGAGATCCCCTGAACGATCGCGACCCGTTGCCGGACCGCCCCGCCGGAAGCCGGCTCCTTCTTGCCGAAATCGAGGCACTTGGGGGATACGTTGCGCCGCACCAGCTTGCCCTTCAGCACGTCGACCACGGCGTCGAGCTTGTAGTCGTCCGCCCCCAAAAGCACGAGGCTGTCCTTCTCCAGGTTGATCTCGTTATGCGTCCCCTTGAAGTCGTACCGCTGGGCGATCTCCTTCAGGGCCTGGTTGACGGCGTTGTCGATCTCCTGCAGGTCGACCTTGGATACGATATCGAAACTCGGCATGGAAACTTCTCCTGATTCGGTGTCTGTCCGCCGGATAAGGGCAACGGAAACAGGGCCTTATAGCATAAATTCGGTCCAGGGTCCAAGAACCAAAACCGTCCCTGATTCCGAGTCCCGAGACCAAAACCAAAGAACCCAAGACTTAAGACCCTGGACTTCGACCTTCGACCCGGGACCCGGGACCGATTTTATGGACTCGGGACCGATTCTAAAACCCCAGTCCACCCTCCTCCGGGCGCACCACTTCGACCCCTTCCGGGGGTTCGAAGGTAAAGAGACTGTTCTTCAGGCCCTGGTTGACGCGGAGATTTTCAAAAAGGATGGTGGTCCGGCTGTCGGTAGGTCCGAAAATTGTTGCGCCCCGCAGGGGATATTTCGCCTGGCCGGCCCTGCCGTGTACTACGGCGGGATCGACCAGCAGCACCAGTTGCTCAATGAAGGAGGAGGGCTGCAGGGGGGTCAGCAGCAGGCGGAAAGCCCCCTGTTCGGTCCTGGCCGGGTCGGCCCACCGGATCTGAAAGCGCTTGGACAATTCTCCCAGTCCCGTCAGGAATGCCAGGGGGTCGTCACGCTTCAGCTGATCGTCCGCCGGCAAAGGTGATATCAGAACCTGGTTGTTTTCCGGAAGATAGACCCAGACGGTCTGGCCGTCGGACACGATTTCCTGGACAGTGGGAAGGGCATATTCCCAGCGGAATCGGGGCGTCACCTCCTGCCCCTTGCGATCGAAGCGGACCGCTACCCGGCCTCTCCCCTCTTCCACCCTGTCCAGGGCTCCAAGGTAGGACTGCTGGGCGAAATCCGCCCGGAAATCCCTGATCGCGCCCCCCGGCCGGAAGGGGGCTTCAAGCGCCGTCACCACCTCCTTCAGGGAGGGCTCGGGGCTTCCTCCCGCCAGGGCGAAAACGGGCAGCAGCAGAACCAGCAGAACGGCACGTGGCAAACATCTTTTCATATAAGGGATTCCTCCAATAATTGTGAAAGTTGGCTAAACTTCCGTCCGGAAGTGGTTGAAGCCTCCGGTTTGGGGCGGGTGGAAATGACCTTGGGTATCGATGAAAAAAAACCCCTCCTCCTTTTCGGTGATCCTTCCGATGCAGGTCAGGGGCAACTCCAGGGCGGCGGCAAGGTCTTTCATCAGCGGCTCCTTCTCCCTGGGTACGGTAAACAGCAGTTCGTAGTCCTCGCCTCCACACCAGGCAAGTTCCAACAATTCCGGCTCGGTCGCCAGGGCCTCGCGGAATTCCGAGGACAAAGGCAGCGAACCTTTTTCCAGCCGTGCTCCCACATCGGAAGCAGAGAGTATATGTTTGAGGTCGCCGCAAAGCCCGTCGGACAGATCGATCATGGCGCTCGCCAGACCCCGCGCGGCCAGGGCTCGGCCGAGAGCCACCCGTGCCCGGGGATCGAGATGGCGGCCCAGCGAAAAACCAAATGCCTTCTCACCCGACAGCAGACAGCGAAGACCGAGGGCACTGTCGCCAAGGGTACCGGACACATAGATGGCATCTCCGGGCCGGGCGCCGTTGCGGCAGACCACTTC includes these proteins:
- the rimO gene encoding 30S ribosomal protein S12 methylthiotransferase RimO; translated protein: MNKRKVCMVSLGCAKNLVDAEVMLGYLPSERYEIVTDESQAEIIIVNTCAFISDAKEESVETILEVADQKKKGRCRMLVVAGCLSQRHPAELAEELPEVDIFMGPGEVPRIAELIEAREAAESSLVAVGRPDYLYDHNSPRVKSSPFYSSYVKIAEGCDNLCSYCVIPQLRGSLRSRSIASVEAEVRRLVANGVQEVNLIAQDLTAYGRDRTDVARLEDLLRTLVRIDGLRWLRLLYAYPDGISDELIELMATEDKICNYLDLPLQHVDDTILLRMNRRINQAGIRSLLERIRGRLPDITLRTSFIVGFPGETEQQFATLLGFVNEGHFDRVGVFRYSCEEGTPAAVMEDQVPERIKKSREQKLMKAQQRVSFRRNRSLVGRIVPVLVEGFSEETDLLLSGRSIRQAPDIDGQVYITAGQALVGTIVPLRITDSSDYDLIGEIVEDDASPAGG
- a CDS encoding YajQ family cyclic di-GMP-binding protein — protein: MPSFDIVSKVDLQEIDNAVNQALKEIAQRYDFKGTHNEINLEKDSLVLLGADDYKLDAVVDVLKGKLVRRNVSPKCLDFGKKEPASGGAVRQRVAIVQGISKEKGKDIVKLIKDSKLKVQAQIMEDQVRVSGKKIDDLQEVIQLLKGQDLGIELQFVNMRS
- a CDS encoding outer membrane lipoprotein carrier protein LolA, which gives rise to MKRCLPRAVLLVLLLPVFALAGGSPEPSLKEVVTALEAPFRPGGAIRDFRADFAQQSYLGALDRVEEGRGRVAVRFDRKGQEVTPRFRWEYALPTVQEIVSDGQTVWVYLPENNQVLISPLPADDQLKRDDPLAFLTGLGELSKRFQIRWADPARTEQGAFRLLLTPLQPSSFIEQLVLLVDPAVVHGRAGQAKYPLRGATIFGPTDSRTTILFENLRVNQGLKNSLFTFEPPEGVEVVRPEEGGLGF
- the thiL gene encoding thiamine-phosphate kinase, whose translation is MKLAELGEFGFIERIRQAVIDAPGVRRGIGDDCAVLELPPGHLLLTSKDLLIEDVHFRLGWTDWRTLGRKSVAVNVSDVAAMGGTPRHLYLGLGIPAGTAVDDLEKYLEGFLEAAGEYGAILVGGDTCRSPGPLLISVTVEGSALAEEVVCRNGARPGDAIYVSGTLGDSALGLRCLLSGEKAFGFSLGRHLDPRARVALGRALAARGLASAMIDLSDGLCGDLKHILSASDVGARLEKGSLPLSSEFREALATEPELLELAWCGGEDYELLFTVPREKEPLMKDLAAALELPLTCIGRITEKEEGFFFIDTQGHFHPPQTGGFNHFRTEV